One Ahaetulla prasina isolate Xishuangbanna chromosome 1, ASM2864084v1, whole genome shotgun sequence DNA window includes the following coding sequences:
- the GPR68 gene encoding ovarian cancer G-protein coupled receptor 1 → MDNNTQNCTINHNIHQMLSPVIYILVFVVGLPANCLSLYYAYLQVKVKNELGIYLCNLTVADLLYIFSLPFWLQYVLQHDNWTYNELLCKICGILLYENIYISVGFLCCISIDRYLALVHPFRFHQCRTMKAAVVVSTVIWTKEIVTCLLVFRHGEVSKDSESHVVCFEHYPIKIWEHNINFYRFTAGFLFPFCLLIFSYYGILRVVRKSHGTQKKRKIQIKRLVSSTILIFLICFGPYHVLLLIRSLFENSCEFAARIFNIYHISLLLTTFNCVADPILYCFSSENTYQDFAKIGGSCLKCLRCIPTENKESYPLNTPETKKKDSEQADLNTGLVK, encoded by the coding sequence ATGGACAATAACACTCAGAACTGCACCATTAATCACAACATACACCAGATGTTGTCGCCTGTGATATATATACTTGTCTTTGTAGTAGGACTCCCAGCCAATTGTCTCTCACTGTACTATGCTTACTTGCAAGTTAAGGTCAAGAATGAACTAGGAATATACCTTTGCAATCTAACCGTAGCCGATCTGCTTTACATTTTCTCTTTACCTTTTTGGCTCCAGTATGTTTTGCAGCATGACAACTGGACTTACAATGAACTCTTGTGCAAAATTTGTGGCATCCTCCTTTATGAAAACATTTATATCAGTGTGGGTTTTCTCTGCTGTATCTCCATTGACCGTTACCTTGCACTGGTGCATCCTTTTCGTTTCCATCAGTGTCGTACAATGAAGGCTGCTGTGGTGGTGAGCACTGTCATCTGGACTAAAGAAATTGTGACTTGTTTGCTGGTTTTTAGACATGGAGAAGTGAGTAAAGACTCGGAGAGCCACGTAGTGTGCTTTGAGCATTATCCCATAAAAATCTGGGAACATAACATAAACTTTTACCGTTTCACAGCTGGTTTCCTATTTCCATTTTGCCTCCTTATTTTTTCCTACTATGGAATTCTACGTGTTGTCCGGAAGAGCCACGGCActcagaaaaagaggaaaattcaAATTAAACGCCTAGTTTCAAGTAcaatcttaattttcttaatttgcTTTGGACCATATCATGTTCTTTTGTTAATACGCAGCCTATTTGAGAACAGCTGTGAATTTGCTGCCAGAATCTTTAACATCTATCATATTTCTCTTTTGTTGACCACTTTTAATTGTGTTGCAGATCCCATACTATATTGCTTTTCAAGTGAAAATACCTACCAGGATTTTGCCAAAATAGGAGGATCTTGTTTAAAATGCCTAAGATGTATTCCAACAGAAAACAAGGAATCCTATCCATTAAATACTCCAGAAACCAAGAAAAAAGACAGCGAACAAGCTGATCTGAACACAGGATTGGTTAAATGA